From the genome of Triticum aestivum cultivar Chinese Spring chromosome 3B, IWGSC CS RefSeq v2.1, whole genome shotgun sequence, one region includes:
- the LOC123070125 gene encoding SCY1-like protein 2, whose product MSLNMKTLQQALAKASAVIEKTVTTTVQEVTGPRPLQDYELLDQAGSGGPGLAWRIYTARPRDAAASTPYPVVSVWVLDKRALSEARARAGLSRAAEDAFLDLARADAARLVRLRHPGVLHVVQALDETKAAMAMVTEPLFASVSNALGCLDNVGKVPKELKGMEMGILEIKHGLLQVAETLDFLHNNAHLAHRAISPETVFITSSGSWKLGGFGFALSVDQATGGLASSQQFHYSDYDVEDTALPLQPSLNYTAPELVRSGDSKVGSTCDIFSFGCLAYHLVAHRPLLDCHNNVKMYMNSLTYLTSEAFSNVPTDLVADLRNMLSVDAASRPSAMAFTGSSFFRHDTRLRALRFLDHLLERDNMQKTEFLKALTDMWKDFDSRVLRYKVLPPLCAELRNMVMQQMILPMVLTIAESQDKDDFELSTLPALVPVFTSASGETLLLLVKHADLIISKATNEHLISHILPMLVRAYDDTDPRLQEEVLRRTVTLSRQLDMKLLKQSVLPRVHGLALKTTVAAVRVNALRCLGDLVPSLDKTGIVEILQTLRRCTAVDHSAPTLMCTLGVANAIYKQCGVEFAAEHVVPLVFPLLTAQHLNVQQFAKYILFVKDITSKIEEKRGVTVTDNGHTEVKVSPSISNGIHSKPTSGGLGQTGQMPAAKSTSWDEDWGPTKKTSAPPLSFDSSAQTKQPSKDPFDFSTQTNQPSTLPFDLSTQTKQPSTVTQVAASTIPSAQPLPSLQSLAPSSGHQTSGSCVPVDIEWPPRMSTSSDFNAPFSANKDSKSGGLSNDGVDDVDPFADWPPKPSSAASISAVERLPSTNQSISGLNTGNMGFGGSSTSLGQMKTNQVSWSAIPNNTNIMGMNSTTSYLNQGNSSLGYGNPIGGPSSGLSNAASSIAGQSIRQPKSDFGSLSQLSSGTQGPPRLAPPPSAAVGRGRGRNQGQSALSRASRTPNSNVSSEQPPFLDLL is encoded by the exons ATGTCGCTCAACATGAAGACGCTGCAGCAGGCGCTGGCCAAGGCGTCGGCGGTGATCGAGAAGACGGTGACCACCACGGTGCAGGAGGTCACGGGCCCGCGGCCGCTGCAGGACTACGAGCTGCTCGACCAGGCGGGCTCGGGCGGCCCGGGGCTCGCGTGGCGGATCTACACGGCGCGCCCGCGGGACGCGGCGGCATCCACGCCGTACCCCGTCGTCTCCGTTTGGGTGCTCGACAAGCGCGCGCTCTCCGAGGCGCGGGCGCGGGCCGGGCTCTCCAGGGCGGcggaggacgcgttcctcgaccTCGCACGCGCTGACGCAGCGCGCCTCGTGCGGCTGCGTCATCCGGGCGTGCTCCACGTCGTGCAGGCGCTGGACGAGACCAAGGCCGCCATGGCCATGGTCACTGAGCCGCTCTTCGCCTCCGTCTCCAACGCGCTCGGGTGCCTCGACAACGTGGGCAAGGTGCCCAAGGAACTCAAGGGCATG GAAATGGGGATACTGGAGATTAAACATGGATTGCTACAAGTTGCAGAGACGTTGGATTTTCTCCATAACAATGCCCATCTTGCACATCGAGCTATATCACCTGAG ACGGTCTTTATAACTTCAAGTGGATCTTGGAAGCTTGGAGGTTTTGGTTTTGCTCTTTCTGTTGACCAAGCCACAGGTGGTTTGGCATCATCGCAGCAATTCCATTATTCG GACTATGATGTCGAAGATACAGCTTTACCTCTTCAACCATCTCTGAACTATACTGCACCAGAATTGGTCCGCAGTGGTGATTCTAAAGTAGGCTCTACCTGTGACATATTCAGTTTTGGATGCCTGGCTTACCACTTAGTGGCTCATAGACCACTTCTGGATTGCCATAACAATGTGAAAATG TATATGAATTCATTGACATATTTAACAAGTGAAGCCTTTTCTAATGTTCCTACTGATCTGGTGGCTGATTTGCGAAATATGCTATCAGTTGATGCAGCATCACGCCCTAGTGCGATGGCCTTCACAG GCTCTTCTTTCTTCCGGCATGATACAAGGTTGCGGGCTCTTCGTTTCCTTGACCATTTGCTT GAGAGAGATAACATGCAGAAGACAGAATTTCTGAAAGCATTAACGGATATGTGGAAAGACTTTGATTCCCGAGTTCTTCGATATAAA GTTCTTCCACCTCTTTGTGCCGAGCTACGTAATATGGTCATGCAGCAGATGATTTTGCCCATGGTTCTGACAATAGCAGAATCACAG GATAAAGATGACTTTGAACTTTCAACATTGCCTGCTCTTGTTCCAGTATTTACTTCAGCATCAGGTGAAACTCTTCTTTTGCTTGTGAAGCATGCCGATCTCATTATTAGCAAG GCCACAAACGAACATTTGATATCACATATCCTTCCTATGCTGGTACGGGCTTATGATGATACTGATCCCCGTCTGCAGGAAGAAGTTTTGCGACGAACAGTAACACTGTCTCGACAACTTGACATGAAG CTACTGAAACAGTCTGTGCTGCCACGCGTGCATGGATTAGCTTTGAAAACTACAGTTGCTGCG GTGCGAGTAAATGCTTTGCGCTGTTTAGGAGATCTTGTTCCATCGTTGGATAAAACAGGTATAGTAGAGATCTTGCAGACTCTTCGGCGTTGCACAGCTGTTGACCATTCTGCCCCAACCCTTATGTGCACCCTTGGAGTTGCTAATGCGATTTATAAACAG TGTGGTGTTGAGTTTGCTGCGGAGCATGTGGTTCCTCTAGTCTTCCCATTGCTCACGGCACAACACCTGAATGTACAGCAATTTGCCAAGTATATCCTATTTGTCAAGGATATCACAAG CAAGATTGAAGAAAAGCGTGGCGTGACAGTTACGGATAATGGGCATACAGAGGTAAAAGTATCGCCTTCAATCTCAAATGGGATTCATTCTAAGCCAACTTCAGGAGGCCTGGGACAAACTGGACAAATGCCAGCTGCAAAGAGCACTTCTTGGGATGAAGACTGGGGCCCTACTAAGAAAACCAGTGCCCCGCCACTCTCTTTTGATTCTAGTGCTCAAACAAAGCAACCCTCAAAAGACCCTTTTGATTTCAGTACCCAAACAAACCAACCCTCGACACTTCCCTTCGATCTTAGTACTCAAACGAAGCAGCCATCGACAGTCACTCAGGTTGCAGCATCTACAATCCCGTCTGCACAACCACTTCCATCTCTGCAATCTCTTGCACCTAGTTCAGGACATCAAACTTCTGGTTCATGTGTTCCTGTTGACATTGAGTGGCCTCCTAGAATGAGCACATCATCTGACTTTAATGCACCATTCTCAGCTAACAAGGATAGTAAATCTGGAGGGCTGTCTAACGATGGGGTTGATGATGTTGATCCTTTTGCCGACTGGCCCCCCAAACCAAGCAGCGCAGCCAGCATTTCAGCAGTGGAGCGCCTGCCAAGCACAAATCAAAGTATTTCTGGGTTGAATACAGGGAACATGGGGTTTGGTGGTAGCAGTACTTCGCTTGGACAAATGAAAACAAACCAGGTGAGTTGGTCAGCGATACCAAACAATACAAATATAATGGGCATGAATTCAACTACCAGCTATTTGAACCAAGGCAACTCATCTCTGGGATATGGAAATCCGATTGGAGGACCGAGCTCAGGTCTCTCCAATGCAGCTAGTTCCATTGCAGGCCAGAGCATCAGGCAACCAAAATCTGATTTTGGTTCACTATCACAGTTATCCAGTGGCACACAGGGCCCACCCAGGCTTGCCCCTCCTCCATCTGCTGCTGTTGGAAGAGGGCGTGGTAGAAATCAAGGGCAGTCAGCCCTCTCCCGAGCATCACGGACTCCCAATTCCAATGTTTCATCAGAGCAGCCACCTTTTCTTGATTTACTGTAG